Proteins encoded together in one Bacteroidales bacterium window:
- a CDS encoding Rne/Rng family ribonuclease, translated as MNKELIINANASEVNIALLEEKVLVELNKEKTNSSFAVGDVYLGRVKKIMPGLNAAFVDVGYEKDAFLHYLDLGPQVNSLLKYIKLALSGKEAQLTMPEFQSEPDIEKTGKISQVLSSNQLVLVQIAKEPISTKGPRISSEISFAGRYLVLVPFSNRISISQKIKSSEERNRLKRLIMSIRPKNYGVIIRTVAENKKVADLDADLNNLIQKWESVAQKLGTAKAPQKIISELDRTSAILRDMLNESFNNIHVDDPMVCEEVKNYIRTNAPDKLDIVKLYKGKVPIYENFGIDKQIKNSFGKIVTIKSGVYLIIEHTEALHVIDVNSGHKVNSDSSQEENALSVNLEAAIEVARQLRLRDMGGIIVVDFIDMHEGSNRRKLFTKLKDEMDKDHSKHSILPPSKFGLVQITRQRVRPETNVQILEKCPTCEGTGEIKPSILLTDEIENNIRYLLQDQNEPYLKIGVHPFAFAFLTKGGLFRSLQWKWYFKYKKWISLMPVNSYHLLEYHFFNKTQDEIKM; from the coding sequence GTGAATAAGGAATTAATAATAAACGCTAACGCGTCAGAAGTCAATATCGCTCTCCTGGAAGAGAAGGTGTTGGTTGAACTCAATAAAGAGAAGACCAATAGCAGTTTTGCAGTAGGTGACGTTTACCTTGGCCGTGTCAAAAAGATCATGCCAGGGCTCAATGCTGCCTTTGTCGATGTTGGATACGAAAAAGATGCATTTCTTCATTACCTGGACCTCGGGCCGCAGGTAAATTCGCTATTAAAGTATATCAAACTCGCTCTTTCCGGGAAAGAAGCCCAACTTACAATGCCTGAATTCCAATCGGAACCGGACATTGAAAAGACGGGAAAAATTTCCCAGGTGCTTTCTTCCAATCAACTAGTATTGGTTCAGATTGCCAAGGAACCTATTTCTACGAAAGGTCCAAGAATTTCTTCAGAGATCTCATTTGCAGGCAGGTACCTTGTACTGGTTCCATTCTCCAACAGGATTTCTATTTCTCAGAAAATCAAGAGCAGCGAAGAACGCAACCGCCTTAAAAGGCTCATTATGAGTATCAGGCCGAAGAATTATGGCGTGATTATTCGAACGGTTGCTGAAAATAAGAAAGTTGCCGACCTGGACGCTGACCTGAACAACCTTATCCAGAAATGGGAATCCGTTGCTCAAAAACTAGGAACAGCTAAAGCCCCTCAAAAAATCATCAGTGAACTCGACAGAACTTCCGCGATCCTTAGGGATATGCTGAATGAGTCGTTCAATAATATCCATGTGGATGATCCGATGGTTTGTGAAGAGGTAAAAAATTATATCCGGACCAATGCTCCTGATAAACTTGATATAGTCAAGCTTTATAAAGGGAAAGTGCCTATCTATGAAAACTTTGGTATCGATAAACAGATAAAAAACTCCTTTGGTAAAATAGTGACCATCAAGAGCGGGGTTTACCTGATTATTGAACATACTGAAGCTTTACATGTAATTGATGTCAATAGCGGGCATAAAGTAAATAGCGACAGCAGCCAGGAAGAGAATGCCCTTTCGGTAAACCTGGAAGCAGCCATTGAAGTTGCCCGGCAATTGCGCCTTCGTGATATGGGTGGTATCATTGTGGTGGACTTCATTGATATGCATGAAGGTTCTAACCGCAGGAAACTATTCACAAAGCTTAAAGATGAAATGGATAAGGATCACTCTAAACATAGTATCCTTCCTCCAAGTAAATTCGGTTTGGTTCAGATTACCCGTCAAAGGGTCCGTCCTGAAACCAATGTACAAATCCTGGAAAAATGCCCAACCTGTGAGGGTACCGGGGAGATAAAGCCAAGCATTCTGCTTACTGATGAAATTGAAAATAATATCCGTTATCTCCTTCAGGATCAAAACGAGCCTTATTTAAAAATAGGGGTTCATCCTTTTGCTTTTGCGTTCCTTACCAAAGGCGGGTTATTCAGGTCCCTGCAATGGAAATGGTATTTTAAATACAAGAAATGGATCAGCCTTATGCCGGTAAATTCTTACCATTTACTTGAATATCACTTCTTTAATAAAACACAGGACGAGATCAAAATGTGA
- a CDS encoding alpha-glucosidase C-terminal domain-containing protein, translated as MLQREVLFDIWGDLYPDVSSRILENYLHTLHPYPKESNHNGEHLDWYKDAIVYSLYVDLFNHDFQGITEKLDYIHDLGVNCLWLLPILDSPMRDAGFDISDYFSIRNELLGPNDKNQYKIFGQLLKEAHNRGIKVIFDIAMNHTSDQHYWFKEARKSKSNPYRNYYIWGTDPSSYDKARIIFKGIEKSNWEFCDGEYYFHRFFNFQPDLNYRNPEVLLSMCQALLFWQDIGVDGFRVDAIPYIWKEEGTECENLPQTHLIVKFLRAILDYMKPGSLLLAEACQQPAKVVEYMGNGDECHAAYHFPLMPRMFKAIAQQSGNPIQEILSPAVTPTLPPSGQWFTFLRCHDELSLELVYVTEEERKFIHENYCLDPKWDFRLGEGISARLSELLNRDPRKIHLAYSLILTLPGTPVIYYGDEFGKLNDEAYYNEMIHLTGKDDTRFLVRGKIDWNQLEKELADPLSFSSSVNVKLKKMLKTRRQYKAFGRGSLTFSNLSGNSAGAILAYQREFGNEKILVVHNMTDQPCDLQLPATLTSGKELLQQSWSSKMTIEPYGFRWIYS; from the coding sequence ATGCTACAACGTGAGGTATTATTTGACATTTGGGGCGATCTATATCCGGATGTGTCCTCCCGGATTCTTGAGAATTATTTACATACCTTGCATCCTTATCCAAAAGAAAGCAACCACAATGGAGAACATCTGGATTGGTATAAAGATGCTATTGTGTATTCCTTATATGTTGATCTGTTTAATCACGACTTCCAGGGAATCACTGAAAAATTAGACTATATCCATGATCTGGGCGTCAATTGTCTTTGGCTTTTGCCTATCCTGGATTCACCCATGCGGGATGCAGGTTTTGATATAAGTGATTATTTCAGCATCCGGAATGAACTCCTCGGACCTAATGATAAAAATCAATACAAGATATTTGGGCAACTTCTGAAAGAAGCCCACAACCGTGGAATCAAGGTAATTTTTGATATTGCTATGAACCACACTTCCGACCAGCACTACTGGTTTAAGGAAGCGAGGAAATCTAAATCAAATCCTTATCGCAATTATTATATCTGGGGGACTGATCCATCTTCCTATGATAAAGCACGCATTATTTTTAAAGGGATTGAAAAGTCCAATTGGGAGTTCTGCGACGGTGAATACTATTTTCACAGGTTTTTCAACTTTCAGCCTGACCTGAATTATAGAAATCCGGAAGTACTCTTATCTATGTGCCAGGCATTACTTTTCTGGCAGGATATTGGCGTGGATGGTTTCAGGGTTGATGCAATTCCCTATATCTGGAAAGAGGAAGGTACAGAGTGTGAAAATCTTCCACAAACCCACCTGATTGTAAAATTTCTTCGGGCTATCCTGGATTATATGAAACCCGGCTCATTATTATTAGCCGAAGCTTGCCAGCAGCCTGCTAAAGTGGTGGAATATATGGGTAATGGCGATGAGTGCCATGCAGCCTATCATTTCCCGCTGATGCCCAGGATGTTTAAAGCGATTGCCCAGCAAAGCGGTAACCCTATACAGGAAATCCTTAGTCCGGCAGTAACTCCCACTTTACCCCCTAGCGGGCAATGGTTCACCTTCCTCAGATGTCATGATGAACTTAGTCTTGAACTGGTCTATGTAACTGAAGAAGAACGAAAATTTATTCATGAAAATTATTGCCTCGACCCTAAATGGGATTTTCGATTAGGAGAAGGGATATCAGCAAGGTTATCTGAATTATTGAACAGGGATCCACGCAAGATTCACCTGGCTTATTCATTGATTCTTACCTTACCCGGAACACCGGTAATATATTATGGTGATGAATTCGGGAAGCTGAATGATGAAGCCTATTACAATGAAATGATTCATCTTACGGGTAAAGATGATACCAGGTTCCTCGTACGAGGCAAAATTGATTGGAACCAGCTCGAAAAAGAACTTGCAGATCCTCTAAGTTTTAGCAGCTCAGTGAATGTGAAACTAAAAAAGATGCTCAAAACAAGGAGGCAGTATAAGGCGTTCGGCAGAGGAAGCCTCACTTTTAGCAATCTTAGCGGAAATAGTGCAGGAGCTATTCTTGCCTATCAAAGGGAATTTGGGAACGAGAAAATTCTTGTCGTTCATAATATGACAGATCAGCCTTGTGATCTTCAACTACCTGCAACTTTAACCTCTGGTAAGGAATTACTTCAACAGTCATGGTCCTCAAAAATGACTATTGAGCCATACGGATTTAGGTGGATTTACTCCTGA
- a CDS encoding SusF/SusE family outer membrane protein, with amino-acid sequence MKRKSLYKLLSILAIATVFFTACTKDNSDVRLDPKLSTAQVINVSAHEATVIGFVVASGDGFTEKGICYNTAPAPTTSESKMVYTGENTTATFSVTLIELDYATTYYARAYAINAMGTMYGEEFTFTTSPIAPTVTTAAVTGITGTTATTGGNVTVTGGADITARGVCYGPDANPTVDGSKTSDGTGDGEFVSALSGLSGLTTYHVRAYATNSAGTSYGEDIEFTTLVSVRNWYVPGNYVAASYPGLGMNDWDPATSPQIKSTEASPENVEGYVYMANGTNEWKIATKPNWDGPNYGAGAAAGTLDADGGNFNSPAGYYKINVNPTALTYTAVATSWGVIGSASANGWNDETALTYNPGLQTWRGGIHLTAGEFKFRANHSWDYNYGSTAANSTLDGGGSNIPATVESDYYFVLDLSHPHAYTYQANRWGLIGDATPGGWSDDTNLTWDETAQVMKITVALTVGSIKFRANDDWAINLGGDLNALSQDGANISIAEAGTYAITLDLGKAAPSCTITKMKK; translated from the coding sequence ATGAAAAGAAAGTCCTTATATAAATTATTGTCCATCCTTGCCATTGCGACTGTATTTTTCACCGCATGTACCAAGGATAATTCGGATGTACGCCTAGATCCGAAACTTTCAACAGCTCAGGTCATTAACGTTTCTGCACATGAAGCTACAGTGATTGGATTCGTTGTTGCTTCCGGTGATGGCTTTACTGAAAAAGGGATCTGTTATAATACGGCTCCGGCACCTACCACTTCAGAAAGTAAAATGGTGTATACAGGGGAAAATACAACCGCTACTTTTTCTGTAACACTCATAGAACTTGACTATGCAACTACCTATTATGCCAGGGCCTACGCCATTAACGCAATGGGTACCATGTATGGTGAAGAGTTTACCTTTACCACTTCTCCGATTGCACCAACAGTTACCACTGCAGCTGTTACTGGAATTACCGGTACCACTGCAACTACCGGTGGGAATGTAACAGTTACTGGTGGCGCTGACATTACTGCCCGTGGTGTATGCTACGGCCCTGATGCCAACCCCACTGTAGATGGAAGCAAAACCTCCGATGGTACAGGTGATGGTGAATTTGTAAGTGCTCTCTCCGGATTGTCAGGACTTACCACTTATCACGTTCGCGCTTATGCTACCAACAGTGCAGGTACATCCTACGGTGAAGATATTGAATTCACTACCCTGGTTTCTGTTCGCAATTGGTATGTACCTGGTAATTACGTTGCAGCCTCCTATCCGGGACTTGGAATGAATGATTGGGATCCTGCTACTTCACCACAGATTAAGAGCACCGAAGCTTCACCTGAGAATGTTGAAGGTTACGTCTATATGGCTAATGGCACCAATGAATGGAAAATAGCAACCAAACCTAACTGGGACGGACCTAATTACGGCGCCGGTGCTGCTGCTGGAACGCTTGATGCCGATGGTGGAAATTTCAACTCTCCTGCAGGATACTATAAAATCAATGTTAATCCAACTGCCCTTACTTACACAGCCGTTGCAACCTCATGGGGAGTAATTGGAAGTGCCTCAGCCAATGGTTGGAATGATGAAACTGCTCTCACTTACAATCCTGGTCTCCAGACATGGAGGGGCGGAATCCACCTTACAGCCGGTGAATTCAAATTCAGGGCCAACCATTCATGGGATTATAATTACGGAAGTACTGCAGCAAATTCAACTCTTGATGGTGGTGGAAGTAATATTCCTGCTACTGTTGAATCAGATTATTACTTTGTCCTTGATCTAAGCCATCCTCATGCTTACACCTACCAGGCAAACAGGTGGGGACTCATTGGAGATGCAACCCCAGGCGGATGGAGTGATGACACAAACCTGACATGGGATGAAACCGCTCAGGTGATGAAAATCACTGTTGCTCTTACTGTTGGTAGCATCAAATTCAGAGCCAATGATGATTGGGCCATCAACCTCGGAGGAGATTTAAATGCTCTTTCCCAGGACGGTGCCAATATTTCAATCGCTGAAGCTGGTACCTATGCAATTACCCTCGACTTAGGTAAGGCTGCACCATCTTGCACGATTACTAAAATGAAGAAATAG
- a CDS encoding beta-phosphoglucomutase family hydrolase, protein MSKLNFDAVIFDLDGVITQTALVHSRAWKKMFDEYLQEREKKFGEPFSEFRSKEDYLPYVDGKPRYEGVKSFLLSRGIEIPFGTPDDKPESETVCGLGNRKNIAFNEVLDKEGVKVYESTVKLIHELKAADIRIGVASSSKNCFAVLQAAGLLPLIETRVDGEVSAEMGLKGKPEPDIFLTAAKNLNVDPSRSIVVEDAVSGVAAGRKGEFGLVLGIAREENENELYDNGADIVVSDLDEITIDDLDVWFDDEDGELGWDITYNDYDPQKERTREALLAIGNGYFGTRGAMEESHANKANYPGTYIAGLYNRLITPIAGKDVENEDFVNCPNWLPITFSINHGDWFDINDTEIIAIDRTLSLGRGLLERQLTVRDRSGNETTIISERYASMHNPHLAGIRYTVIPLNYSGNITFKVGLDGDIINEGVDRYKALNQQHLKSKFEGADGNRQHLAVETTQSGIIIAQAAEYEFYEDDEPIKVYLDSAIAPGKVFGQVTIPVSEGSEYALVKKVAMFTSKPDDAKDPLDASMKALDSFVDFDLALYESVDAWNQIWNDMDIIIEEDLESQRLMRLHLYHLMVSMSPHNKKIDASITARGLHGEAYRGHIFWDELFILPLYNMHLTATAKSMLMYRYRRLDKAREYAQEYGYQGAMFPWQSGSDGREETQVIHLNPLSGQWDPDHSSLQRHVSLAIAFDTWQYFNTTADIQFMQEYGAEMFLEICRFWASKAKWNEASGRYSIDKVMGPDEFHEQYPDATEGGLRDNAYINIMTAWAFKKAGIILDLIGNEAFGKLRDKYNFTKDEIENWHKIASRLNLCIDKDGIIAQYDGYFDLKELDWEYYKQKYSNIYRMDRILKAENLSPDAFKVAKQADMLMTFYNLEKEEVDDIIKGMGYSLPDNYLQKNLEYYLKRTSHGSTLSRVVHSKLALLAGNPELSWELYNDALSSDFNDIQGGTTGEGIHAGVMAGTICIALTTYAGVNLSGDMVKINPQLPEQWPLMEFGIQFRGTRYSFQITNDQVKVLTDQPAQLEVFGKSIKTTSTEIKVLR, encoded by the coding sequence ATGTCAAAACTGAATTTCGACGCAGTAATTTTTGACCTGGATGGTGTTATCACTCAAACAGCCCTGGTTCATAGCCGGGCCTGGAAGAAAATGTTTGATGAATATCTGCAGGAGCGTGAAAAAAAATTTGGTGAGCCGTTCAGCGAATTTCGGTCAAAAGAAGATTATCTGCCTTATGTTGATGGAAAACCGAGATATGAAGGGGTAAAATCATTCCTTCTTTCAAGGGGGATAGAAATTCCATTCGGTACACCTGACGATAAACCTGAATCAGAGACAGTTTGCGGACTTGGAAACCGGAAAAATATTGCCTTCAATGAAGTTCTGGATAAGGAAGGTGTCAAAGTATATGAATCTACTGTGAAGCTGATCCATGAATTAAAGGCAGCAGATATAAGGATTGGGGTAGCTTCATCAAGTAAAAATTGCTTTGCCGTGCTTCAAGCAGCTGGTCTGTTGCCACTTATTGAAACAAGAGTAGATGGTGAAGTATCTGCTGAAATGGGTCTCAAAGGAAAACCTGAACCTGATATCTTCCTCACTGCTGCTAAAAATCTCAATGTAGATCCTTCCCGTTCCATTGTTGTTGAAGATGCTGTTTCAGGTGTCGCTGCAGGCAGAAAAGGTGAATTCGGACTGGTACTCGGCATTGCCAGGGAAGAAAATGAAAATGAACTCTATGATAATGGAGCGGATATAGTTGTTTCAGACCTTGATGAAATCACCATTGATGATCTGGATGTGTGGTTTGATGATGAAGATGGAGAACTGGGCTGGGATATCACCTATAACGATTATGACCCTCAGAAGGAAAGAACCCGTGAGGCATTGCTTGCAATTGGAAACGGATACTTCGGTACACGGGGAGCTATGGAAGAAAGTCATGCAAATAAAGCAAACTATCCTGGAACCTATATTGCCGGATTATATAATCGACTTATCACCCCTATTGCCGGCAAAGATGTTGAAAATGAAGATTTTGTAAATTGTCCGAATTGGTTGCCGATTACATTCAGCATTAATCATGGGGATTGGTTTGATATTAATGATACAGAGATTATCGCTATTGATCGTACTCTGTCGCTTGGAAGGGGTTTGCTGGAAAGACAGCTAACAGTGCGGGATCGTTCGGGTAATGAAACTACCATTATTTCTGAACGTTATGCCTCTATGCATAATCCTCATCTTGCAGGAATAAGATACACAGTCATCCCCTTGAATTATTCAGGCAATATTACTTTCAAAGTAGGTTTGGATGGCGATATCATAAATGAAGGTGTTGATAGATATAAGGCACTGAACCAGCAGCATCTGAAGTCAAAATTTGAAGGAGCCGATGGCAACAGGCAGCACCTGGCAGTTGAAACAACACAATCGGGTATTATTATTGCCCAGGCTGCAGAATATGAATTTTATGAAGACGATGAGCCAATAAAGGTTTATCTGGATTCGGCCATTGCTCCCGGAAAAGTGTTTGGACAGGTTACAATCCCGGTTAGTGAAGGTTCCGAATATGCCCTGGTGAAGAAAGTGGCCATGTTTACTTCAAAACCGGATGATGCCAAAGATCCACTGGATGCCTCAATGAAAGCACTGGATTCTTTTGTTGATTTTGACCTTGCCTTATACGAAAGCGTTGATGCATGGAACCAGATCTGGAATGACATGGATATTATCATTGAGGAAGACCTGGAATCCCAGAGGTTAATGCGTTTGCACCTCTACCACCTGATGGTCTCAATGTCGCCACACAATAAAAAAATAGATGCCAGTATTACCGCCCGTGGTTTACATGGAGAAGCTTACAGGGGACATATTTTCTGGGACGAACTCTTTATTCTTCCCCTTTATAATATGCACCTGACTGCTACTGCCAAATCTATGCTTATGTACCGCTACAGAAGGCTGGATAAAGCAAGAGAATATGCTCAGGAATATGGATACCAGGGAGCTATGTTCCCCTGGCAAAGTGGCTCCGACGGGAGAGAAGAAACGCAGGTAATTCACCTGAATCCTTTATCCGGTCAGTGGGATCCCGATCACAGTTCCCTGCAGCGGCATGTTTCATTAGCTATTGCCTTTGATACCTGGCAGTATTTCAATACAACTGCCGATATCCAATTCATGCAGGAATACGGGGCAGAAATGTTCCTTGAAATATGCAGGTTCTGGGCCAGTAAAGCCAAATGGAATGAAGCATCAGGCAGGTATTCAATTGATAAGGTGATGGGGCCGGATGAGTTTCATGAACAATACCCTGACGCCACTGAAGGAGGTCTCCGTGATAATGCCTATATTAATATAATGACTGCATGGGCTTTCAAAAAGGCAGGGATTATTCTTGATCTGATTGGGAATGAAGCCTTTGGAAAGCTTAGAGATAAATATAACTTCACAAAGGACGAGATTGAAAATTGGCACAAGATTGCCTCTCGTTTGAACCTTTGTATTGATAAGGACGGTATTATTGCTCAATATGATGGCTATTTTGACCTGAAAGAGCTGGATTGGGAGTATTATAAACAAAAATATTCCAATATCTACCGCATGGATCGCATCCTAAAAGCCGAGAATCTTTCTCCGGATGCATTTAAAGTAGCAAAACAGGCAGATATGCTGATGACCTTCTATAACCTGGAAAAGGAAGAAGTAGATGACATCATTAAAGGAATGGGTTATTCGTTGCCGGATAATTATCTTCAAAAGAACCTGGAATATTATCTTAAAAGAACATCTCATGGTTCTACACTCAGTAGAGTAGTGCATTCAAAATTGGCATTACTTGCCGGGAATCCTGAATTAAGTTGGGAACTTTATAATGATGCCCTGTCGAGCGACTTCAATGATATTCAGGGCGGAACTACCGGGGAAGGAATTCATGCAGGTGTTATGGCTGGCACAATATGTATAGCCCTCACAACCTATGCCGGGGTAAATCTGAGTGGAGATATGGTAAAAATTAACCCGCAACTTCCTGAACAATGGCCCTTGATGGAATTCGGTATCCAATTCCGGGGCACCAGGTACTCTTTCCAGATTACCAATGACCAGGTTAAGGTATTAACTGATCAACCGGCACAGCTTGAAGTCTTCGGAAAATCCATTAAAACCACTTCAACTGAAATAAAAGTTCTTCGTTAA
- a CDS encoding uridine kinase: MLGDVLLITEKHQKAGEIIISKILEQPVKKMIIGISGESGSGKSELAHVIAKGLRKHGIFAKPLHIDNYYRILPLERTEWRKSNGIENVVGYGEYDWETINRNIREFRESKLSTGPCVDLVTEQVDQLTTDYSTVDMLVVDGLYAIKTEGVDLSIFIELTYHETKKAQVVRGKEPQNEYRMAVLEQEHKMVQALRSRADLLITMEYEVTEAIK; encoded by the coding sequence ATGTTAGGCGACGTATTGTTAATTACAGAAAAGCATCAGAAGGCTGGTGAAATCATCATCAGCAAGATACTCGAACAACCAGTAAAAAAAATGATCATAGGTATTTCCGGTGAGTCAGGATCAGGAAAATCAGAATTGGCGCATGTGATTGCAAAAGGACTCAGGAAACATGGAATTTTTGCGAAACCCTTACATATAGATAATTATTACAGGATTCTCCCTTTGGAAAGAACAGAGTGGAGGAAGTCGAATGGAATCGAAAATGTGGTAGGATATGGTGAATACGACTGGGAGACTATCAACAGGAATATTCGTGAATTCAGGGAAAGTAAATTATCAACAGGCCCCTGTGTTGACCTGGTAACGGAACAGGTGGATCAACTCACCACCGACTATTCAACAGTGGATATGCTTGTAGTAGACGGACTATATGCTATCAAGACGGAAGGTGTAGACCTGAGCATCTTTATTGAGCTTACATACCATGAAACGAAAAAAGCTCAGGTTGTAAGAGGGAAGGAGCCGCAGAATGAATACCGTATGGCAGTTTTAGAGCAGGAACATAAAATGGTTCAAGCACTCCGTTCTAGAGCGGACTTATTGATTACGATGGAATATGAAGTAACAGAAGCAATCAAATAG
- a CDS encoding integration host factor subunit beta — protein MTKAEIVTEIASKTNIEKVAVQQTVEAFMDAIKGAMANGENVYLRGFGSFVVKKRAEKTGRNISKNTTIIIPAHNIPSFKPAKVFVNEVKGKVK, from the coding sequence ATGACGAAAGCAGAAATCGTTACTGAAATTGCCAGTAAAACAAACATTGAAAAAGTTGCTGTCCAGCAGACAGTAGAAGCCTTCATGGATGCCATCAAAGGAGCTATGGCCAATGGTGAAAACGTGTACCTCAGGGGCTTCGGTAGTTTTGTAGTGAAAAAAAGGGCTGAAAAAACCGGAAGGAATATCAGCAAGAACACTACTATCATTATCCCAGCACACAATATTCCTTCATTTAAGCCTGCAAAGGTTTTCGTAAACGAAGTGAAGGGTAAAGTAAAGTAA